A region of the Bombyx mori chromosome 22, ASM3026992v2 genome:
actagcgacccgccctcgcttcgcttcggaaacattaaaacacacatgaaaccaaaacaaaaaaaataaaaaataaaataaaaaaagtagcctatgttcatcaggaacaatgtcggcttctaatggaaaaagaatttttcaaatcggtccagtagtttcggagcctattcgaaacaaacaaacaaacaaatctttcctttttataatattagtatagatcaaataaaaatagtcaCCGCTGTAGTACAGCACATCGCGTGGAGCGAAGCCCTCGGACACTTCTAACTGGAACAAATTAAGGCTAAGTTCATATGACCGCACGGTAAGTAGTTCCGCGCGGTACAAATCAATCTAAACAGTGTTTATTGTTCAGTATTGTTCACATAACCACGCACCACGCGGCACCACGCGGCACCACGCGGCACCACGCGGCACCACGCGGCACCACGCGGCACCACGCGGCACGGCGAGCTTCGCGCAGGCTCTTGTACCGCGCGAGCTACAAGTTCTCAAAACTGTATCGACATTTACAGTTTTCAACGCTATCATATAAAAAATCTAAAGGCGCAACTGACATTCTAaactagttaaaaaaaatcttcgtgTAGTCTCAGGTGGGGAtctaaagttacaaaaaaagaaagtatTTCACTTAGAACAAGATGCACCCAGTATCGTCTTTGTCTTCTTCTCCGACGTTTCAGTTTTCGGTATAAAATCCATAAGCAAATTGCCTCTTCCACGTCCATTCCTCAAAGTTGATGCCAGACTGTCGCGCGTACATATTCTGTCGTGTGAATGCTTCCACCGCGCGCGCGGTCATATGAATTTAGCCTAAATCAGCGAATCCGCATATTGATTAACATAGAAATGCTCAACCCAAGACAAATACCGAGATGGCAAATACCTACTGTTTCTGTCTCTCTCATACCTATAGATACTTTTTATCTTTTATTAGgtacttataatattaagttatgTTATAATACTAAGCCGGATCAGTATTATGCATATTGACTAGTTATTTctactataaaatataattccCATGCACCACATTTTCACCCGGGAATCTGCAATGTAAACTATACTATGTATAAAACTGGGCTTCACTCGGACAGGGCAGGGGGATCGTCTGGGTGGCTGCCACTAGTGCGGGGACATTGTCCTCCAATATCTAAATTATGTCtatgtatatttgtatatttgccTGAAGCCTGAAGACTAAGTCGTAAATATCGACATTGAATTAAAGAATGGACTGAGATGGTAACACGAAGCTTGTGTTTATTTCATTGGTAGGTATTGATAGGTGATAATCTAGAAATGTTAAAGGTGAACATTCGTATGTGACTTAATCCGTATTTTTTGTAAGAATAGTTTATCTAGTAAAAGCACAACTACAAAAGTAGTTGATCAAAAACTTATAATAGTGACAAGCGGGTTATAAAGATGGATAGTGGCGCTTGACAGATCTCTGGTGGCTAACAGCACTACAGCGTGTTGCGATAACTCCGGGCTGCTAATGTATTTAAACTACTCGTACACGAGCAGGTAACAAAGTCCGGTCACAGTACAATCCTGATCtttgtgtttgaagtgaaacttcttatgcgacttccaacaaggttgcgttaaacgtttaacgctaccatggaATAGAAAGAAACAGAGCGaaagtgaatgcgtggcactcgaacgcatgcgcgtagtattcttgttacaggccagcgcgagcgctagcaacgagtagcgtccaatattttaaggaagtattaaaatatatattattattacaagagcaatctgatttaaggatgaaaaatgaagaaaaccacaatactgtacatcgaaaaagaagtctcacttcattcacgtgcatcaagttgcacgcgcaccgttttttctCATCCACTAACCCAAATACAGCTATTGTTTACATTTTACATGTTTTACGTTGCTTCAttcatattgtaattaaattaatttaaaattaaatcagaaATTTCATAAGACGTTTTAAATTACAGACGGTACTTCTCGTGTACGAGTACAGTTTGCATCCTCAAAGGAACAATAGCAAGAACTTTATGCTGAACCCAAAGTGGCTGGGCTTCAATAACAACGCCGCAGAGAGCCTCGACGATCCCCTACCCACTACATTTGTATCTGATAAAGCAACTGTCAAACTTCTTCCACTGCTATTGAAGGCGCTAACGAGTAATTCCATTAAAACAAGTAACAATAATTCAAACATCAACGAAGACGACATGAACGGGCATTATGATGGCACGATGACCCCACGCGAGTATCTTGAGAAGACACAGGGCAAACTTCTCTACACCGCTAAACCAAAAACATTACCCGTTTCATACTACCGGCATCCAATGAAAACCACCGAATACTACacaaaatataagaaaataagGGACTATCAgagaatatttaattattttcataaaatgatCAGCGATAGAGCAAATTTTGACACTCTTTCATTAGTGAAAAGGGATTTTCAGAAGTTCAAGACACCGCTCCGAGACCATAAACGACAAGATATAAAACGAAATTCTGATGAACATGGCTATAGAGATACCCTAAAAACTTCTGACTGTCTCTGTTTGGAGAAAATTGATTTACTTTTGCGCAAACTTATAATAGGTTTAAATCAAGTTGTACCACATTTAAAAGCCATAACACAATCATGTAATTCtcaagaaacaaaaaataaattgggACCTAAAGGACAACTTATTGAGAGTCTCAGACTTATTAGTCGGGCCACGAacacaaataaaactaataaagtgCCAAGCTTACCCGCGACAAATATTTCGTGGCCAAATGaaattaaagacaaaaataacataaaccAACAACAGCTCAGCGGTGACAACAGGATACATAATGATCCTCAAACTTCAATTGCCACTCCAGTACTGAAGGTTACTAAGAAGCAAAGTACCCATCACAAACAGAATCACCCGAGAGTAACCACGCCTGGCCGCACTGGAGCTGCAACTCCTTCTACTCACGAAACTGCAACGTCTGAGATGTTTATGCATTCTGATAAAAAAGCATATAAACCAAAAAGTTCCGCCGTTCGCAAAGTTTTGAACGAATCTTATCAAAAAGATTCTAAGCTCAGTACAGAAGAATACGAAGAATACTTTAATCCAACACGAGCAGTTACAAATTTGGATTTTGTGGACGATACTTtaagtttaatgaaaaataaactaaCGTACGATGGAAATCACAAAACGCAagttaaaaaaacagaaataataaaTGAGGGAATTCAAAAAGCTCCAACGTACCcaggacaaaataaaaatgatctcattgcagaaaacaaaaaaataacatcatCGACGAGAAAATCAACACTTTATAGCCACCATACGACAGAAAACATCAACAATGTTACAGTGAAAGAAAGCTTTAATAGCGAACACAACGATCCAAAATTTCAAGTTATCAGTACGACCTATCAAATAGCTAATTCTAATCAAAGCAATGAAACTAAATTCTATAACATCAAAACATTCATCAAAAACTCTACTTTGGCAGCAGCCGACGGGCGGGGGGACTTATACACCGTAGAGGAAATCCTAAGCTGGGATAATGTTGTAGTTGATGAAGAAAACTTCATTGGGCGCGATGAATTTCAAGAGAACGACTTCTTCAAGCTAATtcttaatactaataatataacagCACCTAAAGTACTCGTGGACAACGACAGAGCTAATGCAACTCTTCTCAATTTGTCCACCACATACAGTTCAATGATACCACACGACAAGCCGGCTTATCTAGAGATACAGAGAGAATGGAAACGTGACGAACAAACAGACTTTGATGTAGATAATGTTAACAATAATGTTTATGATTTCTTGAATTcttaatatttcaatttgatGTTATAAAGTAAACTTCGCAGTGTATGATGAAATACAGcgttttattgaaaacattcaaatttataaaaaaaagacgtgtggcactcggagactgcggcggtaaagctattgcatagcattttttatcaacttatgcaattataaatcgacaataataatttaatattaaaacaacaataaaataagatccggcgagaaaatcagtgggctacctttcaatgaatctgctacattgtgagtatttcattttgaccgcgcactcactagagggcgctacatgggatagagacacgcctttggatgctagttctagctctcattcgcccagaatcaacggtttagctagtttatttttaatgccactccaatcactgaatgagtagtaggagtagtaataaaattcttcgactaagcgatagaaaatggcacgcccaacgcattgtaatgtgatataattttctattttacaattccgtttgtcgccgatagatggcgcttgacgcaaaagctgaatcgcgctatcgttgtgttacccacgaaattatataacacattttgatagtacataaatcggtacttagacttcttactttaaacactacacaagcgcaacgtgtgaatgtgttgagcgcgagctacatagtaggcgtagtgaggggtggaaggtttttttcgttacggaatttcaagATTTCGCTCTCAagtcgcgctcaaggcccgcgttaaaatctatgcaatagcttgaCATTTACTGAAAAGTAACTTCTAACTGGTTAATTGTGAAcaactgtaaattatttaatgtgtTTTGCAGGTTACAATACTAATTTATGAACATATAATTGCTGTAGAATGGACTACAATACAAAATCCAAAAACTGAGGACATAAAATACATGGCCTCCGAGCACCCCATGGCCGACAGACTCGACCGAAGCTACTTCGGATTTGATCAAGACTATTACGAACGAATGCCGCTACTAGTCAACGCCCTCCAAGAAAACAGTTATATCGACCCTGCCATTGAATTTATTCCGGCGTCAAAAACAGCTAACCAGATCCACGGAAACGTCAGGCCACCGACCTCCACTGTGGGCAATTACAGGCAGAACGCCTTTAGAAGAACCAGTCCCAgaccttttttatttgaatacagAACCTCGACTCCTCTCCCATACAGCAAGACGTATGGCTCCAGGAGTTGGGTAGAAAAATATCGCAATGCACAAAGATTGCAAAACATCAGACAAATTATAAAGTACTTGGAAAAAACTATTAATGCTAGGTCTGGGGATATGTACTCGTACACGAAGCCGGGCGGCGCGCCGGTCGCGTTCACCGGTGTGTACATGGAGCACAGCTTGGATAATCAAAATTCTCATAGAAGCAAAGACTTAATCACACAAGATTCGACGAtggttgaaataaaaaaatccaatcaCCAACCTGATCCTTTGTTCAATTTCAAACCGGAAAATCCCGGAGAAGTCAATCTTCTAGCTGACGCTTTCTTTAGGTTTTCTCCGTGGCAATTCCAAAAATCCGTAGAAACTTCTAATAAAACTCCGATTGTTAGAAAAAGTTTCAACAGCAAAAGATATTACAATACCAAAATTCAAAACCACAACACAACACGAGGTGACAACGCATCATCTACTGCCGCCGACTCATTCAGTGTTATACTTAATTTGTTTCCGCTCAGCGCAAAGACAAAGGGAGACGTGCGTGCTGAAGACGCTACAGCTAAACAACTTTCTAACTTAGACACTCTTTACATCACTACATCACGGCCCATTTTTCAGTTCAAGAGGAAGCCGACTATCTCTGTTCCGCGCACTTTTGTCCGAAGGAAACCGCGGGTTTTATACAAGCACAAagacatttattcaactaataaaatagCATCTATGCAAAGCAGGGACGCAAACAAAACCCAACTAGTAGCAGATGTCGATCCAAGTGTCAGCATCGGCACAAATATTATACTTCACGTAAACGTGCATCCCAAAGATACACAAATGAAAAACACACTGCTAAAAGATTTCAATATTGATCCTGCAACACAAGATATGACCCAGCCAACGCCCACGACGACGGCAGCTCCAACAACCATCACCTTGTCGACCCATCAAGTCAATGACTTCCACATAGGTAGTTCCGGAATAGTTCCAGAAGCCGAGAGAAGAGCGACAACACTGCCGGGGCCAAAAGTTACTGAATTGAATATTATGCCGTCCTTGGATACGAGTGAGACTCAACGAGACCAGTCCACAGTGACACCCTGGACCGGACCTACAGAAGTGCTCAGATTCAGTCATGAAGACGCAAAGGTACCTGAGCAATACAgtattcaattacaaaaatataaaatcgagGAGGCTGCTGCCGCAAATACCAGAAAGGTTTTTCGCGGGCAAAGTCAGCCTTCCGACGAAGAGAAGGAAATTATTATCatcaaactaaaaaatgaaaatatcacGGAGGTTACGACGGATCCGTCCACAACAGATGTTGGGGAGAGCACGCCGCGCTGGACGTACGTGCCGCTGTTGAACGGACATTACAGGAGCACGAAGCAGAGCGCGAGCGGCCCCTCCCTGCGGACGCGCTCCCGGGACGACCAGAGCACCAGGCAACGACCGCCCGGATATGTGCCCGTGTATGTTGAAATCAATCGTAACAAGACTACCGCGATCCACACAATCTCCAATGATGATGAGTGATACCCCCAGCCTCTCTTCAGTGCTTAGTACTGTCCCACCGACTGTGCTCTCTCGTCTATTTACTTTGTTAGATGCGCCTTATTTTCAGTGTTCATAGAAAATGTGTATTATATACCAGGGCTACGCAATATATTATTTAGGGGGCacttagtaaataaaatatcttttttattttatttcaaatacttaTGTGGCACCCGGTGCGTTTAGATCATGGTTGATTAATGATGAATCATGTGTACATTTTAATATACtattaagtaatttaattaaaatgttatttgtcttttagtttttgttattaaaaatatccttAAACAAGCAATTGACCCTTCACGCACCCCTTAATGCGTAGATGGGTAAACGAGATCATTGCCTgccgttaagtggttatcggggCCTATAcacatcaataacgtaaatgacACCATCCATCCtcagacatgagttccaagttTCAAGTAGGAAGTACAATGgttgcccccccccccccccccccgcttcaagccgaaacgtattactgcttcgcgatgCGATGGAAATAGGCATGGCGGTGGTACATGTAGCGGATGAATATTATAGAATACAAGTTATTGGATaaatgtctgaatctcgctaacgaaattttcaagatagGTTTGCATAAATTCAAGTTCCGACGGCCTGACATTTGGGCTGTCAGTTGAAGACCTTCCCGAGCGAACGGAACAGGCGTCCTACGGCCAGTAGGTTAAATCTCTGTTTTAGATAGTAGGGTCGGGGTCAACACCTAGCCGACTCTATTATCTTTTGTGTTGATCAATCCTTCATCCAAAAGTCCAATAGCGTAATTTCTAGCTTTTTAATGggaacaattataatttttacactGCTGAAGTGAGTAGCTTGCGGTGCAGCCTCGACCCGTGACCATCTCCAAGAAGAGACTGCCTCCTCgcaggggccggagctggatgAACGCCTTCCTCTAACCCGCGGCTCCGTCCTCGGcaccgagttttttttttttataacagctaagaggcaaacga
Encoded here:
- the LOC101739815 gene encoding uncharacterized protein LOC101739815 isoform X2: MLHCISSRGRAGQTNKQHSTTDSDAKMSSEGSVMSGGSRLRELGLYRTIDARTEEFLRLSKRRQLRQGCACAALSAAVTVTLVVTVLLVYEYSLHPQRNNSKNFMLNPKWLGFNNNAAESLDDPLPTTFVSDKATVKLLPLLLKALTSNSIKTSNNNSNINEDDMNGHYDGTMTPREYLEKTQGKLLYTAKPKTLPVSYYRHPMKTTEYYTKYKKIRDYQRIFNYFHKMISDRANFDTLSLVKRDFQKFKTPLRDHKRQDIKRNSDEHGYRDTLKTSDCLCLEKIDLLLRKLIIGLNQVVPHLKAITQSCNSQETKNKLGPKGQLIESLRLISRATNTNKTNKVPSLPATNISWPNEIKDKNNINQQQLSGDNRIHNDPQTSIATPVLKVTKKQSTHHKQNHPRVTTPGRTGAATPSTHETATSEMFMHSDKKAYKPKSSAVRKVLNESYQKDSKLSTEEYEEYFNPTRAVTNLDFVDDTLSLMKNKLTYDGNHKTQVKKTEIINEGIQKAPTYPGQNKNDLIAENKKITSSTRKSTLYSHHTTENINNVTVKESFNSEHNDPKFQVISTTYQIANSNQSNETKFYNIKTFIKNSTLAAADGRGDLYTVEEILSWDNVVVDEENFIGRDEFQENDFFKLILNTNNITAPKVLVDNDRANATLLNLSTTYSSMIPHDKPAYLEIQREWKRDEQTDFDVDNVNNNVYDFLNS
- the LOC101739815 gene encoding uncharacterized protein LOC101739815 isoform X1, producing the protein MLHCISSRGRAGQTNKQHSTTDSDAKMSSEGSVMSGGSRLRELGLYRTIDARTEEFLRLSKRRQLRQGCACAALSAAVTVTLVVVTILIYEHIIAVEWTTIQNPKTEDIKYMASEHPMADRLDRSYFGFDQDYYERMPLLVNALQENSYIDPAIEFIPASKTANQIHGNVRPPTSTVGNYRQNAFRRTSPRPFLFEYRTSTPLPYSKTYGSRSWVEKYRNAQRLQNIRQIIKYLEKTINARSGDMYSYTKPGGAPVAFTGVYMEHSLDNQNSHRSKDLITQDSTMVEIKKSNHQPDPLFNFKPENPGEVNLLADAFFRFSPWQFQKSVETSNKTPIVRKSFNSKRYYNTKIQNHNTTRGDNASSTAADSFSVILNLFPLSAKTKGDVRAEDATAKQLSNLDTLYITTSRPIFQFKRKPTISVPRTFVRRKPRVLYKHKDIYSTNKIASMQSRDANKTQLVADVDPSVSIGTNIILHVNVHPKDTQMKNTLLKDFNIDPATQDMTQPTPTTTAAPTTITLSTHQVNDFHIGSSGIVPEAERRATTLPGPKVTELNIMPSLDTSETQRDQSTVTPWTGPTEVLRFSHEDAKVPEQYSIQLQKYKIEEAAAANTRKVFRGQSQPSDEEKEIIIIKLKNENITEVTTDPSTTDVGESTPRWTYVPLLNGHYRSTKQSASGPSLRTRSRDDQSTRQRPPGYVPVYVEINRNKTTAIHTISNDDE